A single Triticum dicoccoides isolate Atlit2015 ecotype Zavitan chromosome 2A, WEW_v2.0, whole genome shotgun sequence DNA region contains:
- the LOC119355473 gene encoding protein FAR1-RELATED SEQUENCE 6-like, whose product MDSLQSDPYTRSSLQMQLIDTSTSFETSNLDSVKHEVPTPQVGMTFETVDLAYQSYLEYGYRAGFGVSKRTSHSVDGVKYRATFVCYKGGIARIKPGLKARRRLVAKTGCKAMMVVKYNASENHWEVVFVELEHNHPCNPEMVRFMMCFKDLPDWQREHRPFNAKTRLNPKIHSGRGRPPNQNKDFMVRSFSQSNYSIEAAAKCGKLRFAEGDVEALLVFFDKMQAQNSNFFYNWDMDDEGRLKNVCWVDARSRAAYQHFSDVVCFDTVYLTYQFVIPLVAFLGINHHGQFVLLGCGLLGDESPETFSWLFKKWLKCMNDKAPEAIITTHSRPVVKAVSEVFLNTRHRYNLWHIMKELPDMSGRVEDKEAISLRMKKVVYDTITAADFEREWVEMANQYKLHDNRWLTTLFEERAKWVPAYVKDAFWAGISTVRRSERLEAFFDGYITPETTIKIFIEQFDTAMKLRSDREAYDDFRSFQQRPQALSGLLFEEQFANAYTINIFQKFQDQLKQLMNVTCTEVSRNGSIVTYTVTVIGKERKFDYRVMYNSAEKEVWCICRSLQFKGILCSHALAVLKQELVMLIPSKYILDRWRKDYKCPEESKETPIPPESAKATGKGTKPENVREDKVDNLYNDGHQYFADIVEMGATDPDAMEYVLSVMKEAKEKVRRFEESRKEKRPEGNPVSSSKKGAKSAKPPSAEDVGNSTSVSAPANTAMATVAPTMMVAAASATLAASTPMPVPSCTQMSVPPTMMAMATTSAAVPPGMFLVPMHPHMVFPPFTPGLPAAVPPVAPPPAPTANAVGVVSNPTKKRKKRKGNS is encoded by the coding sequence ATGGACAGCCTTCAGAGTGATCCTTATACAAGGAGCAGCTTGCAAATGCAGCTCATTGACACCTCCACATCCTTCGAAACTAGCAATTTGGATTCGGTCAAGCATGAGGTTCCCACCCCTCAAGTTGGCATGACTTTTGAGACAGTTGATTTGGCATACCAGTCTTACCTAGAGTACGGGTACCGTGCAGGCTTTGGAGTTTCAAAAAGAACTTCCCATAGCGTTGATGGGGTAAAATACCGCGCAACATTTGTTTGTTACAAAGGTGGCATCGCTAGGATTAAGCCCGGGCTTAAAGCTCGAAGAAGACTTGTTGCGAAGACTGGCTGCAAAGCTATGATGGTGGTGAAGTATAACGCAAGTGAGAATCATTGGGAAGTAGTGTTTGTTGAGCTGGAGCATAACCACCCATGTAATCCTGAAATGGTCAGATTCATGATGTGTTTTAAGGATCTTCCTGACTGGCAGAGGGAGCACCGACCATTCAATGCGAAAactagattgaacccaaagattcaTTCTGGTAGAGGCAGGCCACCCAACCAAAACAAAGATTTCATGGTGAGGTCCTTCTCTCAGTCTAATTATTCAATTGAAGCAGCTGCCAAGTGTGGGAAGCTGAGATTTGCAGAGGGTGACGTTGAGGCATTATTAGTCTTTTTCGataagatgcaagctcaaaattcCAACTTCTTCTACAACTGGGACATGGATGATGAAGGCCGGCTTAAAAATGTTTGCTGGGTCGATGCAAGATCGAGAGCTGCATATCAGCATTTCAGTGATGTTGTCTGCTTTGATACTGTTTATTTGACATACCAGTTTGTCATTCCATTGGTTGCTTTTCTTGGAATCAACCATCATGGCCAATTTGTATTGTTAGGATGCGGTTTACTGGGAGATGAGTCTCCAGAGACTTTTTCATGGTTATTCAAAAAATGGCTAAAATGTATGAATGATAAAGCACCTGAAGCAATTATTACCACCCATTCAAGACCAGTAGTCAAAGCAGTCTCTGAGGTATTTCTAAATACTCGTCATAGATACAACCTTTGGCACATAATGAAAGAGCTTCCTGACATGTCTGGAAGAGTTGAGGATAAGGAGGCAATTAGCCTGAGAATGAAAAAGGTAGTCTATGACACCATTACAGCAGCTGATTTTGAGAGGGAGTGGGTTGAGATGGCCAATCAGTACAAGCTTCATGACAATCGTTGGCTCACAACCTTGTTTGAAGAAAGGGCAAAATGGGTGCCAGCATATGTGAAAGATGCTTTCTGGGCTGGTATCTCTACTGTTCGCCGCAGTGAACGGTTGGAGGCCTTTTTTGATGGATATATTACACCAGAGACCACAATAAAGATATTCATTGAACAATTTGATACTGCTATGAAGCTTAGGTCCGATCGAGAAGCCTATGATGATTTCCGTTCTTTTCAGCAAAGGCCACAAGCCCTCTCTGGTCTGTTGTTTGAGGAGCAATTTGCAAATGCTTATACTATAAATATTTTTCAGAAATTCCAGGATCAGTTAAAGCAGCTGATGAATGTGACTTGCACTGAAGTCAGTAGGAATGGATCGATAGTGACCTACACTGTGACCGTCATTGGGAAGGAGAGGAAGTTTGACTATAGAGTGATGTATAATAGTGCCGAGAAAGAAGTGTGGTGTATCTGCAGGTCACTACAGTTTAAAGGTATTTTGTGTAGCCATGCTCTTGCAGTCTTGAAGCAAGAGCTTGTGATGCTAATACCTTCCAAATATATTCTTGATCGATGGAGGAAGGACTATAAATGCCCCGAGGAATCTAAGGAAACTCCCATCCCACCAGAATCGGCAAAAGCAACAGGGAAGGGCACAAAACCGGAAAATGTCCGTGAAGATAAAGTGGACAACCTCTACAACGATGGCCACCAGTACTTTGCTGACATTGTGGAAATGGGAGCAACTGATCCTGATGCAATGGAGTATGTTCTGTCTGTGATGAAAGAAGCTAAAGAGAAGGTACGAAGGTTTGAGGAATCCCGAAAAGAGAAAAGGCCCGAAGGAAATCCAGTTTCTTCTAGTAAGAAAGGCGCCAAGTCTGCGAAGCCGCCATCTGCTGAAGATGTGGGAAACAGCACATCTGTGTCGGCACCTGCGAACACAGCAATGGCGACAGTGGCACCAACAATGATGGTGGCAGCCGCTTCAGCAACTCTGGCGGCATCTACACCAATGCCAGTGCCGTCATGTACACAAATGTCAGTGCCACCAACAATGATGGCTATGGCTACCACGTCGGCAGCTGTCCCACCAGGAATGTTTTTAGTACCGATGCACCCACATATGGTTTTTCCACCCTTCACCCCTGGATTACCAGCAGCAGTACCACCTGTAGCGCCACCTCCAGCCCCAACAGCCAATGCGGTGGGCGTTGTTTCCAACCCCAcgaagaagagaaagaaaagaaaggggaatAGTTGA
- the LOC119357969 gene encoding C2 and GRAM domain-containing protein At5g50170-like, translating into MRLYVCVLEARDLPAPLDGGGEGFYARVKVGRQRARTRAVELAGPGGAAAWNEEFAFAVGEEEHEVVEVSVARRREEGAGREVLGRVKLPLPPAQAASAASRRHSVPPTWFTLHPKHRRKGRAADAADCGKILLTFSLYGENSDNTVIHSSPCPSSRSGTDVEIERSDCREHSGANGVVLDSARSSAVEQTSVDNSDRSIQADSDTVSEDDGLIEPGAAAAAAKSAHDSDAEPSVSDASFEEAMETMKAASSTPDMPDDLGSGVMFDHTYLVEAKDLNSLLFGPDSQFSKDLRELQGTTDYDEQPWTWKSQDPPSLTRTCRYTKGATKLMKDVKTIEEQTYLKADGKNFAIMTRVRTPEVPFGNCFEVVLLYKITHSPELSPGEESSRLTVSYNVEFLQSTLMKSMIEGSVRDGLKENFESFAEILSRHVKLADAAGMDKEQLLAPLQTDRQSHIRLAYKYFCNFTVVSTVIMAVYVLVHILLSRPGPLMGLEFSGLDLPDTFGELITSGILVLQMERLLNMVYHFVQARIQRGGDHGVKANGDGWLLTVALLEATSLPPVSCGSVDPYVVFSCNGITRTSSVQLQTQEPQWNEVMEFDAMEEPPAMLDVEIFNFDGPFDLAISLGHAEINFLKHTPTELADIWVPLEGKLAQTCQSRLHLRIFLENTKGSETSMRDYLNKMEKEVGKKLHVRSPHRNSTFQKLFSLPHEEFLIADYACSLKRKLPLQGRLFLSARIVGFYANLFGHKTKFFFLWDDVEEVEVLPPSFTTVGTPSLVFMLKSGRGLDAKNGAKSQDKEGRLKFQFHSFGSFNKASRTIIGLWKTKSSAIEQRAKLEEDHGDESHDDLDDVQSVLSIGDVTLSKEYTVEHPIDADLLMGVFDGGALETRTMSKVGCLDYTATPWEETKPGVLERHASYKFNRYMSIFGGEVGSTQLKSPSEDGDGWTVYDLMTLRNVPFGDYFRVHLRYDVRRVASSEPEPPSCRCEVLVGIEWLKSSKFQKRIARNICDKLAHRAKEVLEVAGKEIASAMSG; encoded by the exons ATGCGGCTGTACGTGTGCGTGCTCGAGGCCCGCGACCTCCCGGCGCCGCTGGACGGGGGCGGCGAAGGATTTTACGCGAGGGTGAAGGTGGGGAGGCAGCGGGCGCGGACGCGGGCGGTGGAGCTGGCGGgcccgggcggcgcggcggcgtggaACGAGGAGTTCGCGTTCGCGGTGGGGGAGGAGGAGCACGAGGTGGTGGAGGTCAGCGTTGCGCGGCGCCGGGAGGAGGGGGCCGGGAGGGAGGTGCTGGGCAGGGTCAAGCTGCCGCTGCCGCCCGCgcaggccgcctccgccgccagcAGGAGGCACTCGGTGCCGCCCACCTGGTTCACGCTGCACCCCAAGCACCGCCGGAAGGGCCGCGCCGCCGATGCCGCGGACTGCG GGAAAATTCTCCTCACATTCTCACTCTATGGAGAGAACAGTGACAATACCGTCATCCACTCATCTCCCTGTCCAAGCTCCAGGAGTGGCACAGATGTGGAAATTGAGAGATCAGACTGCAGGGAACATTCAGGCGCCAACGGTGTGGTGCTTGATTCCGCAAGGAGTTCTGCAGTGGAGCAAACTTCTGTAGATAATTCTGACCGGTCAATACAAGCAGATTCCGATACAGTTTCTGAAGATGATGGCCTGATAGAGCCTGgtgctgcagcagcagcagcaaagagCGCCCATGACAGTGACGCTGAGCCGTCCGTTTCAGATGCAAGCTTTGAAGAAGCCATGGAAACCATGAAGGCGGCGAGTAGTACACCAGACATGCCGGATGATCTCGGTAGTGGCGTAATGTTTGATCACACTTACCTCGTGGAGGCGAAGGACTTGAACTCTCTTCTCTTCGGACCTGATTCCCAGTTCTCCAAGGACCTGCGTGAGCTGCAGGGTACCACGGACTACGACGAGCAGCCATGGACATGGAAGAGCCAGGACCCTCCCAGCTTAACCAGGACATGCCGGTACACGAAAGGCGCAACAAAGCTCATGAAAGATGTCAAAACCATCGAGGAACAGACCTATCTCAAAGCCGATGGCAAGAATTTCGCCATCATGACTCGGGTTCGTACCCCGGAAGTTCCATTTGGGAACTGCTTCGAGGTCGTTTTGCTCTACAAAATAACCCATTCCCCTGAGTTGTCACCAGGTGAAGAGAGCTCACGTCTGACTGTATCGTATAATGTGGAGTTCCTCCAGAGCACCTTGATGAAAAGCATGATCGAGGGAAGCGTTCGGGATGGACTCAAGGAGAACTTCGAAAGCTTTGCAGAGATTTTGTCTCGGCATGTGAAACTGGCTGATGCCGCGGGGATGGATAAAGAGCAGCTGTTGGCGCCGCTGCAGACAGATCGCCAGTCACATATCAGACTTGCTTACAAGTATTTCTGCAATTTTACCGTGGTCTCGACGGTGATAATGGCAGTGTATGTTCTTGTGCACATCCTTCTGTCTAGGCCAGGACCACTTATGGGTCTCGAGTTTAGTGGTCTGGATTTACCTGACACATTTGGGGAGCTGATCACATCAGGCATACTGGTTCTTCAGATGGAGCGTTTACTGAATATGGTATATCATTTTGTACAAGCAAGAATACAAAGAG gaggtgatcacggggttAAGGCAAATGGTGACGGTTGGCTATTAACTGTAGCTCTGCTAGAGGCCACAAGCTTGCCGCCTGTTTCTTGTGGATCAGTAGACCCTTACGTTGTGTTCAGTTGTAATGGTATAACGAGGACAAGTTCTGTTCAACTCCAGACTCAGGAACCTCAATGGAATG AGGTAATGGAGTTTGACGCCATGGAAGAGCCACCTGCTATGTTGGATGTTGAGATTTTCAATTTTGATGGCCCATTCGACTTGGCAATCTCACTGGGACATGCAGAAATTAACTTTCTTAAGCACACACCAACAGAACTAGCAGATATATGGGTACCACTGGAAGGAAAACTAGCCCAGACATGCCAGAGTAGGCTACATTTGAGAATATTTCTTGAGAATACTAAAGGATCTGAGACATCAATGAGAGATTATCTTAACAAGATGGAGAAGGAAGTCGGTAAGAAG TTACATGTTCGGTCACCGCATAGAAATTCAACATTCCAGAAGCTTTTTAGTTTGCCTCACGAAGAGTTCCTTATAGCAGACTATGCATGCTCCTTAAAGAGGAAATTGCCGTTGCAG GGAAGGCTATTTTTATCAGCCAGAATAGTTGGTTTCTATGCTAATTTGTTTGGGCATAAAACGAAATTCTTCTTTCTGTGGGACGATGTCGAAGAAGTTGAAGTGTTACCTCCATCTTTCACAACAGTAGGCACCCCATCATTGGTGTTTATGTTAAAGAGTGGGCGTGGGCTTGATGCCAAGAATGGTGCGAAGTCGCAAGATAAGGAAGGGAGGCTGAAATTCCAGTTCCATTCATTTGGGTCGTTCAACAAGGCTAGCAG GACGATAATCGGTCTGTGGAAAACAAAATCTTCAGCTATTGAACAGAGGGCTAAGCTGGAAGAAGATCATGGAGATGAGAGCCATGACGATCTTGACGACGTTCAGTCTGTGTTGAGCATTGGAGACGTGACCCTCTCAAAGGAGTATACAGTGGAACATCCTATTGAT GCAGATTTGCTGATGGGGGTGTTCGACGGTGGCGCCCTGGAGACTCGGACGATGAGCAAGGTGGGGTGCCTCGACTACACGGCGACCCCGTGGGAGGAGACCAAGCCGGGCGTGCTGGAGCGACACGCCAGCTACAAGTTCAACCGCTACATGTCCATCTTCGGCGGCGAGGTGGGGAGCACCCAGCTGAAATCGCCCTCGGAGGACGGCGACGGGTGGACGGTGTACGACTTGATGACGCTCCGCAACGTCCCCTTCGGTGACTACTTCCGGGTGCATCTGAGGTACGACGTTCGGAGGGTCGCGTCGTCGGAGCCGGAGCCGCCGAGCTGCCGGTGCGAGGTGCTGGTGGGCATCGAGTGGCTCAAGAGCAGCAAATTCCAGAAGCGGATCGCGAGGAACATCTGCGACAAGCTGGCCCACAGGGCCAAGGAGGTCCTCGAGGTGGCCGGCAAGGAGATAGCCTCGGCCATGTCGGGCTAG